The proteins below are encoded in one region of Sedimentibacter sp. zth1:
- the eutJ gene encoding ethanolamine utilization protein EutJ codes for MSEKHITFEFCDELVQRFEEVIENPVKSQSEVYYTGVDLGTAYIVLAVLDENYNPVAGAYRNADVVKDGMIVDYIGAVKIVKELKQEIEEKLGTELLYAAAAIPPGTDSLDGGAIKNVVQAAEFELTSLLDEPTAANEVLKIQNGAVVDIGGGTTGISILKNGEVIYVEDEPTGGTHFSLVLSGAYNLPFKEADAFKRETKNHKEILPVLKPVVEKVASIINFHIKGYDVNEISLVGGTCCLTGIEKIIEKQTGVFTHKPKNPMFVTPLGIAMSCTKNIIE; via the coding sequence ATGTCAGAAAAACATATAACTTTTGAATTTTGTGATGAGCTTGTTCAGAGATTTGAGGAAGTAATAGAAAATCCAGTAAAAAGTCAATCAGAAGTATACTATACAGGAGTTGACCTTGGAACAGCGTATATTGTACTTGCTGTTTTAGATGAAAATTATAATCCTGTTGCAGGAGCTTATAGAAATGCTGATGTAGTAAAAGATGGCATGATAGTCGACTATATAGGTGCTGTAAAAATAGTAAAAGAGCTTAAGCAAGAGATTGAAGAAAAGCTTGGTACAGAGCTATTGTATGCAGCTGCGGCTATTCCTCCTGGAACAGATTCACTTGACGGGGGAGCAATTAAGAATGTCGTGCAAGCAGCAGAATTTGAATTAACGTCATTACTTGATGAACCAACTGCGGCAAATGAAGTCTTAAAAATTCAGAATGGAGCAGTTGTTGATATAGGTGGAGGAACGACAGGTATTTCAATATTAAAAAACGGAGAAGTTATTTATGTTGAGGATGAACCTACAGGTGGAACACATTTCTCGTTAGTTTTATCTGGTGCATATAACTTGCCCTTCAAAGAAGCAGATGCTTTCAAAAGGGAGACTAAAAATCATAAAGAGATTTTGCCAGTATTAAAGCCAGTTGTTGAAAAAGTAGCAAGTATAATTAATTTTCATATTAAGGGCTATGATGTAAATGAAATATCTCTTGTAGGAGGTACGTGTTGCTTAACTGGTATTGAGAAAATTATAGAAAAACAGACAGGTGTTTTTACTCACAAACCTAAAAACCCTATGTTTGTAACACCACTTGGTATAGCAATGAGTTGTACAAAAAATATTATTGAATAG
- a CDS encoding BMC domain protein, with translation MDYRIIKSPSAGTREIIKKRIGNNCRTDIDSVGAIGLVQGKVIDMLYASDVAEKSVGVTVEDIKGNCPQHITLIGIFGDIASVEVALNDIKTKLEEGKSL, from the coding sequence ATGGATTATAGAATAATTAAGTCACCATCAGCAGGTACAAGAGAAATTATTAAGAAACGTATAGGAAACAATTGTAGGACTGATATAGACTCAGTCGGTGCAATAGGTCTAGTACAAGGAAAAGTAATTGACATGCTATATGCATCAGATGTTGCTGAAAAGTCAGTAGGAGTTACCGTTGAAGACATAAAGGGAAATTGTCCTCAACATATAACTTTGATTGGTATTTTCGGAGATATAGCTTCAGTAGAGGTTGCGCTGAATGATATAAAAACTAAGTTAGAGGAAGGTAAATCATTATGA
- a CDS encoding EutN/CcmL family microcompartment protein has protein sequence MITAKLIDNIWATRKSDLLNGYKFMLAEIIGGITEGERLVVVDIIGAGIGDRVIVSTGSSARKMLNNDNTPVDAVVIGIIDDDCNFI, from the coding sequence ATGATAACGGCAAAATTAATAGACAATATATGGGCAACAAGAAAATCAGATTTATTAAATGGTTATAAGTTTATGCTTGCTGAAATAATTGGTGGCATAACTGAAGGTGAGCGTTTAGTAGTGGTAGATATTATTGGTGCCGGAATTGGGGACAGGGTTATAGTAAGTACAGGCTCTTCAGCACGTAAAATGCTTAACAATGATAATACTCCCGTTGATGCTGTAGTTATTGGTATTATAGATGATGATTGCAATTTTATATAA
- a CDS encoding cupin domain-containing protein: protein MKQLISAKEMQNFSKEGKKVFYADKDVILTPSAKDIAKNNGIKIVCGQQPAEILKHECKSENANEFLSEGFDKDMLTKLFKAMLDKGFLEEMLKTLSNQKNLPYDCETDSSGLKVVRGKTTIMDVFDTGNPDAKVYFQELISKDESKMSAGFLVIENSKFEWELTYEEIDYVIEGTLTIEVNGKTYTAKEGDVLFVPSGSKVVWGSPDKARVFYSTYPANWADLL, encoded by the coding sequence ATGAAACAGTTAATAAGCGCAAAAGAAATGCAGAATTTTTCAAAAGAAGGCAAAAAAGTATTTTATGCAGATAAAGATGTTATATTAACTCCTTCAGCTAAAGATATAGCTAAGAATAACGGAATTAAGATTGTGTGCGGACAACAGCCTGCAGAAATCTTAAAACATGAGTGTAAATCAGAGAATGCAAACGAATTTTTGTCAGAAGGATTTGATAAAGATATGCTAACTAAGCTTTTTAAAGCAATGCTAGATAAAGGATTTTTAGAAGAAATGCTTAAAACATTAAGCAACCAAAAAAATCTGCCATATGATTGTGAAACTGATTCTTCAGGACTTAAGGTAGTGAGAGGCAAGACTACTATAATGGATGTATTTGATACAGGAAATCCTGATGCAAAAGTGTACTTCCAAGAGTTAATATCAAAAGATGAATCAAAAATGAGTGCTGGTTTCTTAGTTATAGAAAATTCAAAGTTTGAATGGGAGTTAACTTACGAAGAGATAGATTATGTAATAGAAGGTACATTAACTATCGAAGTAAACGGAAAGACTTATACCGCAAAGGAAGGTGACGTACTATTTGTTCCATCTGGATCAAAAGTAGTATGGGGTTCACCTGACAAGGCAAGAGTATTTTATTCAACGTATCCGGCAAATTGGGCAGATTTATTATAA
- a CDS encoding BMC domain-containing protein, translating to MQTLGFIETRGLIATIEAADVMTKSADIKLVEKSHIGGGFVTVIITGDVGAVKTAVDAGVAAVNRLGESLLISYHVIPRPHDDIKNIIKENKIVISDEMKISLNTDIAEMSKQTEIIENKELTENTRIDEAAEDENIDLDNNVQKNKFENISKDEIDRLVEEKGFEYVSAILNNVSVVKLRKLAREYKDFEITGRVISKASKKTLMTKFRTYYKNKLK from the coding sequence GTGCAAACACTTGGATTTATAGAAACTAGAGGACTTATAGCTACCATTGAGGCTGCTGATGTTATGACAAAATCTGCTGATATTAAATTGGTTGAAAAAAGTCATATAGGCGGAGGTTTTGTAACAGTTATCATAACAGGTGATGTAGGAGCTGTTAAAACGGCGGTTGATGCCGGTGTTGCAGCAGTAAACCGTTTAGGTGAGAGCCTTTTGATATCCTATCATGTTATACCTCGTCCTCATGATGATATAAAAAATATAATAAAAGAAAATAAAATTGTGATATCTGATGAAATGAAAATATCATTAAATACAGATATTGCAGAAATGTCAAAACAGACAGAAATAATTGAAAATAAAGAATTGACAGAAAATACAAGAATTGATGAAGCTGCAGAAGACGAAAATATAGATTTAGATAATAATGTTCAGAAAAATAAATTTGAAAATATAAGCAAGGATGAAATAGATAGGCTTGTAGAAGAAAAAGGCTTTGAATATGTTAGTGCGATACTGAATAACGTAAGTGTTGTAAAACTCAGAAAACTTGCAAGAGAGTATAAGGACTTTGAAATAACAGGAAGAGTTATTTCAAAAGCAAGCAAAAAAACGCTTATGACAAAATTTAGAACATATTATAAAAATAAATTAAAATGA